A single region of the Pseudomonadota bacterium genome encodes:
- a CDS encoding site-2 protease family protein, translated as MFDNFDIYKTVLMLIPLIFSVTVHEVAHGYAAYRLGDHTAKLAGRLTLNPIKHLDFVGSFLLPVMLRLMGSPVIFGYAKPVPVNFANLKDQKKDVIVVASAGALANIALAVISAILFHIILSYDGNFYDLDKAPVLEAIVSMLFYSVFINPILAVFNLMPIPPLDGSRILAVLLPHHMRLQFAKIERFGMMILIFFLFTGIFDKILDYVAMPIISFLLRN; from the coding sequence ATGTTTGATAACTTTGATATATACAAAACAGTTTTAATGCTGATTCCGCTTATTTTTTCCGTAACGGTACATGAAGTTGCTCATGGGTATGCCGCTTACAGATTGGGAGATCATACTGCAAAGCTTGCCGGCAGATTAACTTTAAACCCGATCAAACACCTTGATTTTGTCGGTTCATTTTTACTTCCGGTTATGCTTAGGCTTATGGGTTCTCCTGTAATTTTTGGTTACGCAAAACCGGTTCCTGTAAATTTTGCCAATTTGAAAGATCAAAAAAAAGATGTGATAGTTGTTGCTTCGGCAGGAGCATTAGCTAATATTGCCTTGGCAGTTATCTCAGCTATACTATTTCATATTATATTGAGCTATGACGGCAATTTTTATGATCTGGATAAAGCACCTGTTCTCGAGGCTATTGTTTCTATGCTTTTTTATAGTGTTTTTATCAATCCTATTCTTGCAGTTTTTAATCTTATGCCTATTCCGCCTCTTGATGGCAGCAGGATTCTTGCTGTACTTTTGCCCCATCATATGAGACTGCAATTTGCGAAAATTGAGCGTTTTGGAATGATGATATTAATATTTTTCCTTTTTACAGGCATATTTGATAAAATCTTAGATTATGTTGCAATGCCTATCATCAGCTTTTTGTTAAGAAACTAA
- a CDS encoding four helix bundle protein: MLKNYKELSVWQKSYKLCLHIYKVTKHFPKDETYGLTSQIRRSAVSIPSNIAEGYGRKTTLEYVRFLYIAYGSVCELETQMMISGDLGYMETERFKEICEAIGDIERMLKAMIKSLESKHLKP, encoded by the coding sequence ATGCTTAAAAATTATAAAGAGTTAAGCGTTTGGCAAAAATCGTATAAGCTTTGTTTACATATATATAAAGTAACGAAACATTTTCCAAAAGATGAAACATATGGTTTGACCTCACAAATCAGAAGATCTGCTGTTTCCATACCATCGAATATCGCCGAGGGGTATGGAAGAAAAACAACTTTAGAGTATGTCAGGTTTCTCTATATTGCTTATGGTTCTGTTTGTGAACTGGAAACACAAATGATGATATCTGGTGACTTGGGTTATATGGAAACAGAAAGGTTTAAGGAAATATGCGAAGCGATCGGAGATATTGAGAGAATGCTGAAAGCGATGATCAAATCCCTGGAAAGCAAACACTTG